Proteins encoded within one genomic window of Thermodesulfobacteriota bacterium:
- a CDS encoding tetratricopeptide repeat protein gives MNEVNRIVKFKAAVEKNPDNPLARYSLANECYKLGLYHEAIAEIGEYLKIAEDQGAVYRMLAECYLNVGDSEMAREAYFKGIEAATKHGHPGMAEEFEEAIDMIED, from the coding sequence ATGAACGAAGTAAACAGGATCGTTAAATTCAAGGCGGCTGTGGAGAAGAATCCCGATAACCCCCTCGCAAGGTACAGCCTCGCGAACGAATGCTACAAGCTCGGGCTCTATCACGAGGCGATCGCCGAGATAGGCGAATACCTCAAGATCGCGGAAGACCAGGGGGCCGTCTACAGGATGCTGGCCGAGTGCTACCTCAACGTCGGCGATTCCGAAATGGCGCGCGAAGCCTACTTCAAGGGGATAGAGGCGGCGACGAAGCACGGGCATCCCGGCATGGCCGAGGAGTTCGAGGAAGCAATAGACATGATAGAGGATTGA